A region from the Bradyrhizobium erythrophlei genome encodes:
- a CDS encoding TIGR02444 family protein, which yields MIIDWIGNMQMNESAANEVCWNFVIELYAKQGVSQACLLLQDQLGVDVSFLLTAMFYSARRQVDLTADEIEKLDRHISAWRNETVLPLRNRRRRLKEGNPAVKGHSAGELYRQIKAAELLAERLEIGALVQQLEQIPGNPASAQPNRTTIEGVVKYFADASEPGNQLGDAAIQSAISVLDAASS from the coding sequence ATGATCATCGACTGGATCGGTAATATGCAGATGAACGAGTCCGCCGCAAACGAAGTCTGCTGGAACTTCGTGATCGAGCTCTATGCCAAACAAGGCGTCTCGCAGGCCTGCCTGCTACTACAGGATCAATTAGGCGTTGACGTCAGCTTTCTCCTGACCGCCATGTTCTATTCTGCCCGCCGGCAGGTGGATTTGACGGCGGACGAGATCGAAAAACTCGACCGGCACATCTCGGCCTGGCGCAATGAGACCGTTCTTCCGCTTCGCAACCGTCGCCGCAGGCTCAAGGAAGGCAATCCAGCGGTCAAGGGACATTCGGCTGGCGAACTCTACCGTCAAATAAAAGCGGCTGAACTGTTGGCGGAGCGGCTGGAAATCGGTGCACTTGTGCAGCAGCTTGAGCAAATACCGGGCAACCCCGCGAGCGCGCAACCGAACCGAACGACCATCGAAGGTGTTGTCAAATACTTTGCCGATGCTTCGGAGCCGGGCAATCAGCTCGGCGATGCGGCCATTCAAAGCGCAATTTCGGTCCTCGATGCCGCATCGTCGTGA
- a CDS encoding UbiX family flavin prenyltransferase, producing MTVSDRRRMIVGISGASGIVYGIRTLEVLQQLGYETHLVMTKSAQITMAHETSVKVAALGRIASVFHRIEDIGASISSGSFKTMGMIVAPCSIRTLSEIATGITSTLLTRAADVVLKERRRLVLLARETPLHLGHLRSMTQLTEMGAIVMPPVPAFYAKPQTIDDIVNHTVGRALDLFDIDCKMVKRWGDPDSKSDRTQSRVDHDEAVVTSIAAR from the coding sequence ATGACTGTATCCGATCGGCGCCGAATGATCGTCGGCATTAGCGGGGCTTCCGGTATCGTCTACGGCATTCGCACGCTGGAGGTGCTTCAGCAGCTCGGTTACGAGACCCACCTGGTGATGACGAAATCCGCGCAAATTACGATGGCGCATGAAACGAGCGTGAAGGTTGCCGCGCTCGGAAGGATCGCCAGCGTCTTCCATCGTATCGAAGATATTGGAGCTTCGATCTCCAGCGGTTCGTTCAAGACCATGGGAATGATCGTCGCGCCATGCTCGATCAGAACGTTGTCGGAGATCGCGACGGGCATCACCTCTACACTGCTGACACGGGCGGCCGACGTCGTACTCAAGGAGCGACGGCGGCTTGTGCTGTTGGCCCGCGAGACCCCATTGCATCTCGGTCACCTCCGAAGCATGACGCAGCTCACGGAAATGGGCGCCATCGTTATGCCCCCAGTTCCTGCCTTCTACGCAAAGCCGCAAACCATCGACGACATCGTCAACCACACCGTTGGCCGGGCTCTCGACCTGTTCGATATCGATTGCAAAATGGTCAAGCGCTGGGGTGACCCGGATTCGAAGAGCGACCGGACACAATCGCGCGTCGACCACGATGAGGCTGTCGTCACCTCGATCGCTGCCCGCTGA
- a CDS encoding ABC transporter ATP-binding protein: protein MLLEVNSLNVSYGRVVAVTDVNIGVTEGQIVTILGANGAGKTSVLNSIMGVTPSLGKIVFNGETITKWPSARRVAAGMALVPEGRRILLSLSVDENLLMGAYQRKDRAIIADLDKIYDLFPNLARRRRELGSVLSGGEQQMLAIGRALMARPRLLLMDEPSLGLSPLFVREIFRLIRTLNGSGLSILLVEQNTRLALQTAHHGYVLKLGRLLLDGDTAVLSRSGELAKAYLGGEAAPELVHSV from the coding sequence ATGCTGCTTGAAGTCAACAGCCTCAACGTCTCCTACGGCAGAGTCGTTGCTGTAACCGACGTCAACATCGGGGTTACTGAGGGACAGATCGTCACAATACTTGGGGCCAATGGCGCTGGAAAAACGTCAGTCCTCAATTCGATCATGGGTGTTACGCCCTCTCTGGGTAAAATAGTCTTTAATGGAGAGACCATCACCAAATGGCCGTCTGCTCGGCGGGTCGCTGCCGGCATGGCGCTGGTTCCCGAAGGTCGGCGAATTTTGTTGTCGCTTTCCGTCGACGAAAATCTGCTGATGGGCGCGTATCAACGCAAGGATCGCGCGATCATCGCTGACCTCGACAAAATTTATGATCTGTTCCCAAACCTTGCACGTAGGCGACGTGAGCTTGGTTCAGTGCTCTCGGGTGGCGAACAGCAAATGCTGGCGATCGGCCGTGCGCTGATGGCGCGTCCCCGGCTTCTTTTGATGGATGAGCCTTCGCTCGGACTAAGTCCGCTTTTCGTGCGAGAGATATTTAGACTTATCCGAACCCTCAACGGCTCGGGTTTGTCAATCCTCTTAGTGGAACAGAATACAAGGCTGGCCCTGCAGACGGCGCATCATGGGTACGTGTTGAAGCTGGGGCGCTTGCTGCTGGATGGCGATACCGCAGTCTTATCCAGATCCGGCGAACTCGCAAAAGCTTATTTGGGTGGAGAAGCGGCACCCGAACTCGTCCATTCCGTTTAG
- a CDS encoding ABC transporter ATP-binding protein: protein MIPVLFVHGVTLTFGGLAVVESLDIAVEKGSRCGLIGPNGAGKTTVFNLLSGVYQPTSGEILLDNERINEVPIDRRVKLGIGRTFQNLRLMKHLTVLENVMLGQHHHVGKLHRNFIPLQWRANRRYLEEARQAIESVGLRDDMNQLADGLPYGVQKRIEIARALVTRPRLLLLDEPAAGLNTVERAELVSVLVKSLPQEMSVLIVEHDIEFVGSLCDHVVALNFGRKIAEGRPKDVFKHPAVVEAYLGKDDVIDVSSGSVVDVEVAYSASAGSDDAA, encoded by the coding sequence ATGATTCCCGTGCTGTTCGTGCACGGTGTCACGCTAACTTTCGGCGGCCTCGCTGTGGTGGAAAGCCTTGATATCGCTGTCGAGAAGGGATCGCGGTGCGGCCTGATTGGCCCGAACGGCGCTGGAAAGACCACCGTCTTCAATCTGCTGAGCGGCGTCTATCAACCGACCTCCGGAGAGATACTCCTCGATAACGAGCGCATTAACGAAGTCCCGATTGACCGGCGGGTCAAACTTGGCATCGGACGGACTTTCCAAAATTTACGATTGATGAAGCACCTGACAGTTCTCGAAAACGTCATGCTTGGCCAGCATCATCACGTGGGAAAACTGCACCGCAACTTCATTCCTCTCCAGTGGCGTGCAAATCGCCGTTATTTGGAGGAAGCACGGCAGGCAATCGAAAGCGTTGGATTGCGGGATGATATGAACCAACTCGCCGATGGACTGCCTTATGGCGTTCAAAAGCGCATTGAGATCGCGCGTGCCCTTGTTACACGGCCAAGACTACTCCTGCTGGACGAACCCGCAGCCGGCCTGAATACTGTCGAACGTGCGGAGCTCGTGTCGGTACTTGTCAAGTCTCTTCCCCAGGAGATGAGTGTTCTCATTGTCGAACACGACATTGAGTTTGTTGGTTCCCTTTGTGATCACGTTGTGGCGTTGAATTTTGGCCGGAAGATTGCTGAAGGAAGACCCAAGGACGTATTCAAGCATCCAGCGGTTGTCGAAGCCTATCTAGGTAAGGACGACGTTATTGACGTTTCTTCCGGCTCCGTCGTCGACGTTGAGGTCGCCTATTCCGCTAGCGCTGGGAGCGACGATGCTGCTTGA